The following coding sequences lie in one Lolium perenne isolate Kyuss_39 chromosome 2, Kyuss_2.0, whole genome shotgun sequence genomic window:
- the LOC139835889 gene encoding beta-fructofuranosidase, insoluble isoenzyme 7-like: MPPYAPLQSKVEADTDYCTWKPFDYNLVYKSKYVHDEAKKRCLLWGWTNESDNVHWIEGDRDAQGDASQFARSGGERGGMKEITGIVGSQEDLEVVFNVLSLEGAENVEPSQLLDPNRLCGESDALVRFSAGPFGLLVMASVDLEEHMTIFFRVFRHLDM; the protein is encoded by the exons ATGCCCCCCTATGCCCCCCTACAAAGTAAGGTGGAGGCGGACACCGACTACTGCACTTGGAAGCCCTTTGACTACAACCTCGTCTATAAGTCCAAGTACGTACACGACGAGGCCAAGAAACGATGCTTGCTCTGGGGCTGGACCAACGAATCCGACAACGTGCAT TGGATCGAGGGAGATCGAGACGCTCAGGGTGATGCGAGTCAGTTCGCTCGAAGCGGAGGTGAACGTGGTGGCATGAAGGAGATCACTGGCATCGTGGGATCGCAGGAGGACCTGGAGGTTGTGTTCAACGTCCTATCCCTAGAGGGAGCCGAGAACGTCGAGCCTAGCCAGCTGCTGGACCCTAATAGGTTGTGCGGGGAAAGCGACGCGTTAGTGCGGTTCAGCGCCGGCCCATTCGGGCTTCTCGTTATGGCCTCAGTTGACTTGGAGGAGCACATGACGATCTTTTTCAGAGTGTTCAGGCACCTTGACATGTAG
- the LOC127336735 gene encoding replication termination factor 2, with protein MYLANKPGKADPNEARLSRFTCCALSGEPLAAPAVVDRLGNLFNKEPLVEALLHKRLPKALSHIRGPKDMIPIHLHRRALSHQRALSHLRSIRHRRCLSHRRALIHQRSICHRRVLRHRCPVCRTSLT; from the exons ATGTACCTTGCGAATAAGCCCGGCAAGGCCGACCCCAACGAGGCCCGCCTCTCGCGCTTCACCTGCTGCGCGCTCTCCGgggagcccctggccgcgcccgcGGTTGTGGATCGCCTGGGCAACCTATTCAACAAGGAGCCCCTCGTCGAGGCGCTCCTCCACAAGCGCCTGCCCAAGGCACTCTCGCACATCCGCGGGCCCAAGGACATGATCCCCATCCACCTGCACCGACGTGCCCTCAGCCACCAGCGCGCCCTCAGCCACCTGCGCAGCATCCGCCACCGGCGCTGCCTCAGCCACCGACGCGCCCTCATCCACCAGCGCAGCATCTGCCACCGGCGCGTCCTCCGCCACCGGTGCCCAGTCTGCAGGACATCAT TGACTTAG